The DNA region CTTAGTACCAGAAAGTTGAGTAAAAGACGTGCTCATTAATGAAGCTCCCGCTCTTATACGCATTACACGCCTTCCTTAACTGGCATTTACCACAGTTAGGCTTATCACGGATGCATACTGACCTACCAAGGTTCCATAGGTAATCATCGAGTGAGAAGGCGTCAGTATGAGAATACATGGATACTATTTTCCATGAGTCCCTAACTAAACTCCTTAGGTTAACATCATCCTTAGGAGTGAAGGGTATACCACTAGTAACCATGTTCATGAATCTTTGATTTAATTCAACTAAGCCAAGCCTAATGGCGATTCTCGTTAAATGATTATCGACAGCTACCTGGGCATTATTAATATCAGTAAACCTAATTATGCCTCTACCATGAATGAACTTAGCCAATAGGTATGTCTTCTTCTCCACTGGGTCCGTGTATGCGGTGAAGTTCCTCATTAATTCAACTAAGCCACCTGCACCAAGTAATCTCCCGCCAGTGGATCTTAAGGCGCTTAACGTAGAGCTGTTGAATAATGAAGCGATCTTAACGCCTAAATCCGACAGTAAGAATGCCCTAACTCCATAATCCCATACGTCACCTAACCAATCCTTAACATCACTGGGTTTTAAATTAGCTAGCCTACTGGGGGTGAAGAATGATTCATCATTCTTGAGTTTTTCAGCTCCAAGTTTCCAAAGTAAGTCAGAGCCAACGTAGCTCTTACCGTTAATTAAGGCTTCATAGGGGTGTCCAGGTAAGTTAAGCCTATGGTCAATGGCAACCATGGCCATGAAGTACGTGGCTTGAATCTCCAAGTCTAATTCAACTGAGGGATAGTAATCCGGGTTAACGTAGTTATCTTGAACAGGCCTTATACCACTGACTAGATCCGCTACCTCAATAACCTTATCGTAATTTACCCAACCAACATCATTACCTACGTAACTTATCCTCATTCATCATACCTATCCCTAGCTTTCTTTAAAGAATTCCCCTGCGCATTACTGTTAGCTATTGTTAAACTTCAGTAAAACGCTTATTAGGAATCCTACCTTAAGCTTAAGTGTGTCTAGTGAAGGTAGGAGGATTGACTTGCCTCATAGATTCATGGAGTTATCACCATCGGCAAGGATAATAGTTAGCTACCTTCAATTTGAGAGTATTATTAACGGTAGAGAGTACGTAACGTTCAATGACATTGTTGAGAACACTGGTCTAAGTCAAAGGGCTGTGAGGGGGGCATTAAGTGAATTGAAGGCTAAAGGTATAATTGAGGTAATACTTGACATTTCAAGGGGAAGAAGGTACCTGTATAGGTTAATTCCAAGTAACATAACTATAGTGGAGGAGCAGGTTGAAAGTGGCCTGTATCTAGTTGATGTGGGTATAGGTTTACCATCAATGATGAGCTTCAGGGTTTATAGGACAATTAGGGCATCAGCAGTAGTCTATTACACTTCCCACGTCCCACAGTCATTCCTAGAGTACACTAAGTGCACCTGCGCCTCACTACCACTAGAGGGTACTAAACCCGAGCAGTTAGTGTTCCTAGCAGGCAAGGTATTATCCTCCGGTGGAAGCATCACAGTAGTATACGACCAGTTACTGGACTGGGAGTTACTGGATCAATACATTAAGTTGATTAAGGAGTCTAGGATTGGGCCCGTTAGGCCCTTATCCTCTGTTTCCCCATTAACATTAGGCATTCAACTACTGATGAGTGGATCCAATGAGACTTTAACCTTCAGGAGAGGCAACATTAGCATTAGGTTAATTAGAGTTAACCCAGGTGGTGAGGTAAGGAATGTGAATAAGGGCCTATTACTTAAGGTTTTTGAAATAAGGAGGATTAATGAACTAGTTGAGATTAGGCAGTTAAGTAACCTTAATAACCTAGCAGGCGATTATGAAAGGGTTATGGTTATTTACGAACTAGTACCAGAGTACCCGGTGGGTTAGCTTCCCCAAGCCTTCCTAAGGCGTTCAGCATACTGAATGGGCGTTTCCGGGATTGGCTTAGCGTTGAAGAAAACCTTAATGAAGCTAACATCACCACCCCACCTGGGCACAACGTGAAAGGCAACATGTGGGTAAGCGACTAACCCAATGTTAAGGCCATGTGGGTGATAAGTATTCCTCAAGACAGCCTCAGCTTTCCTAACAAGCCTAAGAGCCCTGTATAATTCATTAACACTTAATT from Caldivirga sp. includes:
- a CDS encoding iron-sulfur cluster loop, whose protein sequence is MRISYVGNDVGWVNYDKVIEVADLVSGIRPVQDNYVNPDYYPSVELDLEIQATYFMAMVAIDHRLNLPGHPYEALINGKSYVGSDLLWKLGAEKLKNDESFFTPSRLANLKPSDVKDWLGDVWDYGVRAFLLSDLGVKIASLFNSSTLSALRSTGGRLLGAGGLVELMRNFTAYTDPVEKKTYLLAKFIHGRGIIRFTDINNAQVAVDNHLTRIAIRLGLVELNQRFMNMVTSGIPFTPKDDVNLRSLVRDSWKIVSMYSHTDAFSLDDYLWNLGRSVCIRDKPNCGKCQLRKACNAYKSGSFINEHVFYSTFWY
- a CDS encoding HIT family protein — protein: MKIPGVEYRTLCRYCNLNSELLIAEEDDFTIYAYDEPFNNGHIVIVPRRHVSLSELSVNELYRALRLVRKAEAVLRNTYHPHGLNIGLVAYPHVAFHVVPRWGGDVSFIKVFFNAKPIPETPIQYAERLRKAWGS